From a region of the Thermodesulfobacteriota bacterium genome:
- a CDS encoding CrcB family protein: TGRIFWLSVAGALGARARYGLSAAVQRLAGSGWPWGTLVVNAAGCLAAGLLWALFETRLLLPGHTRLVVMVGFLGAFTTFSAYVVETGTMLRAGSWLSAALYIVAQNSLGLATFFLGQSLGRHL, encoded by the coding sequence ACCGGCAGGATCTTCTGGCTGTCTGTGGCGGGGGCCTTGGGCGCCCGGGCCCGCTACGGCCTGTCGGCAGCCGTACAGCGCCTGGCTGGCAGCGGCTGGCCCTGGGGCACCCTGGTGGTCAATGCCGCTGGCTGCCTGGCCGCCGGCCTCCTCTGGGCCTTGTTTGAGACCCGCCTCTTACTGCCCGGCCACACCAGGCTGGTGGTCATGGTCGGCTTTCTGGGCGCCTTCACCACCTTTTCCGCCTATGTGGTGGAGACCGGTACCATGCTGCGCGCCGGCTCCTGGCTCTCTGCCGCCCTGTATATCGTGGCTCAGAACAGCCTCGGCCTGGCTACCTTCTTCCTGGGCCAGTCCCTGGGCCGGCATCTGTAG